In one window of Azoarcus olearius DNA:
- a CDS encoding class II glutamine amidotransferase, with protein sequence MNCNKPATLQFSLEGFVQRGGGTDEHRDGWGIGYFDGDGAHVFRDANPAATSPACRYCGQRFRSRNIIAHIRKATQGEIRLENCHPFRGRLWGRDWLFAHNGNLEGFRPPLAGRQPQGTTDSEHAFHYLLEQLTLRFGDIPPALADLRDALHTLSERIARHGTFNYLLSCGERMFAHCSTDLHYVVRAYPFRSARLLDCDRAIDFARHNHLDDRMAVVTTRPLTADEDWHRLPAGSLTLFADGQRQDDCVRPREVQLAV encoded by the coding sequence ATGAATTGCAACAAGCCCGCCACGCTCCAGTTTTCGCTGGAGGGCTTTGTGCAGCGCGGCGGAGGCACTGACGAGCATCGCGACGGCTGGGGCATCGGCTACTTTGACGGCGACGGCGCCCACGTCTTCCGTGACGCCAATCCTGCCGCCACCTCGCCCGCGTGCCGCTACTGCGGCCAGCGTTTCCGTTCGCGCAACATCATTGCCCACATCCGCAAGGCCACCCAAGGCGAGATCCGGCTGGAGAACTGCCACCCCTTCCGCGGCCGGCTGTGGGGGCGCGACTGGCTGTTCGCGCACAACGGCAATCTGGAGGGCTTCCGCCCGCCGCTTGCGGGCCGCCAGCCGCAAGGCACCACCGACAGCGAGCACGCCTTCCACTACCTGCTCGAACAGCTCACCTTGCGTTTCGGCGACATTCCGCCCGCGCTGGCCGACCTGCGCGACGCGCTGCACACCCTGTCCGAACGGATCGCGCGCCACGGCACCTTCAACTACTTGCTGTCCTGCGGCGAACGCATGTTCGCCCACTGCAGCACCGACCTTCACTACGTGGTGCGCGCCTACCCCTTCCGTTCCGCCCGGCTGCTGGACTGCGACCGCGCGATCGACTTCGCGCGCCACAACCATCTCGACGACCGCATGGCGGTGGTCACCACCCGGCCGCTGACCGCGGACGAAGACTGGCACCGGCTGCCGGCCGGCTCGCTCACGCTGTTTGCCGACGGCCAGCGCCAGGACGACTGCGTGCGGCCGCGCGAGGTGCAGCTCGCGGTATAA
- a CDS encoding TfoX/Sxy family protein, whose amino-acid sequence MSEFTDHLVETFAALGAVRARRMFGGHGLYLDGVMFGLVVDDVLYLKADAQTLPRFAELGLPCFEYARNGRTVQVSYHRAPDEVLESPDAASQWGRLALAAALRAARPAKARRPRGQSAG is encoded by the coding sequence ATGAGCGAGTTCACCGACCATCTTGTCGAAACCTTCGCCGCGCTGGGCGCGGTGCGCGCGCGGCGCATGTTCGGCGGGCACGGGCTTTACCTGGACGGCGTGATGTTCGGCCTGGTGGTGGACGACGTCCTCTACCTCAAGGCCGATGCGCAGACCCTGCCCCGCTTCGCCGAACTCGGCCTGCCCTGCTTCGAATACGCGCGCAACGGCCGAACGGTGCAGGTCTCCTACCACCGCGCGCCGGACGAAGTGCTGGAGTCGCCGGACGCCGCCTCGCAATGGGGCCGGCTCGCGCTTGCTGCGGCACTGCGCGCCGCGCGCCCCGCCAA